The following DNA comes from Pongo pygmaeus isolate AG05252 chromosome 9, NHGRI_mPonPyg2-v2.0_pri, whole genome shotgun sequence.
GGCGTTCGTTTAAACTGAAATTCGAGCTGCGATAACACCTCCTAATGCAATCAAACGCTGTTGCAGCACACTTCTTAGGAGATCGGGTTCAACTGCAGGGACTGGGTAAGGTGAGAATCTGGCTTGGCGGCTCCGGCCCCGGCCATCTGGTTCCCTCCCATTTATAAAGCGTGTTGGGCTCCGGCCGCCACCATTCACTCGACGGCTCTCGGCCCGAACGCTTGGTCGCACCGCCTGCCGAGGTCCTAGATGAATCGCTTCAGGCCTGGAAACGAGGAAGCCGTCTCCGGAGACCATCGCCAACGCTGACGCCCGCGGTCTGAGGTCGTCGTGGGAAGAGCGGTAGGCCACTCTGCTCCTCTGATCACCGGAGGACAGGGACACACTGTTCAGGGCCATCTTCAAACACTGCCCGCAGTATTTGCGTTACGTCCCTTGGTCAAGGCAGGCCCTTCGCGGCTCCCCAGATCAGTCCAGCCTGTGTCGGACCCGATGACTAACCACACCAGAACCCATAACAGCCTGCGGAAGAGCCAGAAGCCGCCTTGCCTTTAACGAGCGCTATCCTGGCGAACATGCGCAGACCGTCCGCGCACGTCGGCGCCTGCTGAGAGCAAGCGCAACGGACGTTTACGTTGGTGACGCCAGGGAGCGTGAGGACGAGAGGCTTCCGTGAATGC
Coding sequences within:
- the C9H11orf71 gene encoding uncharacterized protein C11orf71 homolog, encoding MALNSVSLSSGDQRSRVAYRSSHDDLRPRASALAMVSGDGFLVSRPEAIHLGPRQAVRPSVRAESRRVNGGGRSPTRFINGREPDGRGRSRQARFSPYPVPAVEPDLLRSVLQQRLIALGVTTWTRKLFEFANPDLRWCSTCSHSDIFEILVI